The following are encoded together in the Myxococcales bacterium genome:
- a CDS encoding methylmalonyl-CoA mutase codes for MTRNDKREPKPVTWESGIEVKPVYGPSDVPADGADIGEPGQYPYTRGIHPLMYRQRPWTMRQYSGFGTAAETRERFLYLIKNGNTGLNVAFDLPTQCGLDSDDPMAEGEVGRVGMAVDTLADMEEAFAGIDLNEISVSLTINGSAVAIMGMYFAMAEKRGFALSELRGTAQNDILKEFVGRGTWIFPVEPSVRLVGDTIEFCAREVPHYSPVSVCGYHIRESGATPAQEMAYGLAIACAYVDHVRARGLDVDEFAQGISFNFDIYGNLWEQVAKFRAGRRLWAKLMKERYGATNPRAMQLRMIAGGGGAGLTVQQPLNNLVRSAYYALSSALSGTQTMALCSYDEAYTIPSEQAAKLSLRTMQILMTEIGACDTVDPLAGSFFVEATTSEMEQRIALLMQSLDAEGGIVKAIAEGRVQADVSRQAYEQRKRLERGELQKVGVNTFVDEEPGPDVEFHPYRREEAEKQLVRLARVRAERNAGEVEATLSAVAAAARDGKNVMPPVIAAVKAYASVGEICGALRQVFGSYAEPVRF; via the coding sequence ATGACCCGCAACGACAAGCGTGAACCCAAGCCGGTCACCTGGGAGAGCGGCATCGAGGTGAAGCCGGTCTACGGACCGAGCGACGTGCCGGCCGACGGCGCCGACATCGGGGAGCCCGGGCAGTACCCGTACACCCGCGGCATTCACCCGCTGATGTACCGGCAGCGTCCGTGGACCATGCGCCAGTACTCGGGTTTTGGCACCGCCGCCGAGACCCGCGAGCGATTCCTGTACCTGATCAAGAACGGCAACACCGGCCTGAACGTCGCGTTCGATCTGCCGACCCAGTGTGGTCTCGACTCCGACGACCCGATGGCCGAAGGCGAGGTCGGTCGCGTGGGCATGGCCGTCGACACCCTGGCGGACATGGAAGAGGCGTTCGCCGGCATCGACCTGAACGAGATCAGCGTGTCGTTGACCATCAACGGCTCCGCCGTCGCCATCATGGGCATGTACTTCGCGATGGCCGAAAAACGCGGGTTCGCTCTGAGCGAGCTCCGGGGCACCGCTCAGAACGACATCCTCAAAGAGTTCGTCGGGCGCGGCACCTGGATCTTCCCCGTGGAGCCCAGTGTGCGGTTGGTCGGTGACACCATCGAGTTCTGCGCGCGAGAGGTGCCTCACTACAGCCCGGTCAGCGTCTGCGGTTATCACATTCGCGAGAGCGGAGCGACGCCCGCGCAAGAGATGGCCTACGGCCTCGCCATCGCCTGCGCCTACGTCGACCACGTCCGCGCCCGTGGGCTGGACGTCGACGAGTTCGCCCAAGGGATCTCCTTCAATTTCGACATCTACGGCAACCTCTGGGAGCAGGTCGCCAAGTTCCGCGCCGGTCGACGCCTCTGGGCCAAGCTGATGAAGGAGCGTTATGGCGCGACCAATCCGCGGGCGATGCAGCTGCGCATGATCGCGGGGGGCGGAGGCGCTGGCCTCACCGTGCAGCAGCCCCTGAACAACCTGGTGCGCAGCGCCTACTACGCGCTGTCGAGCGCGCTCAGCGGCACCCAGACCATGGCGCTCTGCTCCTACGACGAGGCCTACACGATCCCGAGCGAACAGGCGGCCAAACTCTCGCTTCGCACCATGCAGATCCTGATGACCGAGATCGGCGCCTGCGACACCGTCGACCCGCTCGCGGGCTCGTTTTTCGTCGAGGCCACCACCAGCGAGATGGAGCAGCGCATCGCTCTCTTGATGCAGAGCCTCGACGCCGAGGGCGGCATCGTGAAGGCGATCGCCGAGGGCCGCGTCCAGGCCGACGTGAGCCGGCAGGCCTACGAGCAGAGGAAGCGGCTCGAGCGCGGCGAGCTGCAGAAGGTGGGAGTGAACACGTTTGTCGACGAGGAGCCGGGACCCGACGTCGAGTTTCACCCATACCGGCGCGAAGAAGCGGAGAAGCAGCTGGTCCGCCTGGCTCGGGTGCGCGCCGAACGGAACGCCGGCGAGGTCGAGGCCACACTCAGCGCCGTGGCTGCCGCCGCCCGCGACGGGAAGAACGTGATGCCGCCGGTCATCGCCGCAGTGAAAGCCTACGCCAGCGTCGGCGAGATTTGCGGCGCACTCCGCCAGGTGTTCGGCAGCTACGCGGAGCCGGTGCGATTCTGA
- a CDS encoding cobalamin-dependent protein (Presence of a B(12) (cobalamin)-binding domain implies dependence on cobalamin itself, in one of its several forms, or in some unusual lineages, dependence on a cobalamin-like analog.), which yields MTDKPIRVLVAKPGVDGHDVGAKVVCRALMEAGMQVVYTGLRQSPEAIAAAARELDAEVVGLSIMSGAHLPLSEKVASSLREAGLGSAKLVVGGVIPSRDRPLLAELGVSAVFGVDAALDSIVSWVRANARRQA from the coding sequence ATGACCGACAAACCGATTCGCGTTCTGGTAGCCAAGCCCGGCGTCGACGGACACGACGTGGGCGCAAAGGTCGTGTGTCGTGCGTTGATGGAGGCCGGAATGCAGGTGGTCTACACCGGCCTTCGCCAGTCGCCCGAGGCCATCGCCGCCGCCGCGCGGGAGCTCGACGCAGAGGTCGTCGGTTTGTCCATCATGTCGGGAGCTCACCTGCCGCTGAGTGAGAAGGTTGCCAGCAGCCTGCGAGAGGCCGGCCTCGGCAGCGCCAAGCTGGTGGTGGGTGGCGTGATTCCGAGCCGAGATCGCCCGCTGCTCGCAGAGCTCGGTGTGTCGGCGGTGTTCGGCGTGGACGCGGCCCTCGACTCCATCGTGAGCTGGGTGCGTGCGAACGCCCGGAGGCAAGCATGA
- a CDS encoding acyl-CoA dehydrogenase family protein, translated as MDFSLSSEQTAIRQTFHDFAEREIRPRARALDEQPEFPRQLFERAGELGFFGMRYPEPHGSGADVVSCALAVEELAWGSLSVAAACTMQSLMGTWFVHRFGSAEQHERLLRPALAGTKIGAICMTEPNAGSDLFSMTTSAKQAGEHWLLSGSKTWVTSAPVADFFTIFARTGDKTLGAFLVERGAPGLELGRPIEKLGVRASLTSEVHLSDVPATAVLGEPTRGTEYLKEILAEIRVVTAALSLGVGRAAYEEAKRYASERQQFGKPIDRFQAVQEHLAEMATELEAARRLTLWAAWRSDQKLPNAREASMAKLFASEAANRICDRAARVTASYGFAAESPIQRLLRDARFLLIGGGTSEILRGNIARES; from the coding sequence ATGGACTTCTCCCTCTCGAGCGAACAAACCGCCATCCGGCAGACCTTCCACGACTTCGCCGAGCGGGAGATCCGCCCCCGCGCCCGAGCGCTCGACGAACAGCCGGAGTTCCCCAGGCAGCTCTTCGAACGTGCGGGTGAGCTCGGCTTTTTTGGCATGCGCTACCCGGAGCCCCACGGCAGCGGCGCCGATGTCGTGTCGTGCGCGCTGGCGGTCGAGGAGCTCGCCTGGGGCAGCCTCTCGGTGGCCGCTGCGTGCACCATGCAGTCCTTGATGGGCACATGGTTCGTGCATCGCTTCGGCTCTGCCGAGCAGCACGAGCGCCTGCTCCGCCCGGCGCTCGCGGGCACGAAGATCGGCGCCATCTGCATGACCGAGCCCAACGCCGGCAGTGATCTGTTCTCGATGACGACCAGTGCAAAACAGGCTGGCGAGCACTGGCTGCTCTCCGGCTCGAAGACCTGGGTCACCTCGGCGCCGGTCGCGGATTTTTTCACCATCTTTGCGCGCACCGGCGACAAGACCCTCGGTGCGTTTCTGGTCGAGCGGGGCGCGCCTGGCCTCGAGCTCGGTCGGCCCATCGAAAAGCTGGGCGTGCGGGCGTCGCTCACCTCCGAGGTGCACCTGTCGGACGTGCCGGCGACGGCAGTGCTCGGTGAGCCAACCCGGGGCACCGAGTACTTGAAGGAGATCCTGGCCGAGATCCGCGTCGTCACCGCAGCGCTCTCGCTGGGCGTCGGGCGCGCGGCCTACGAAGAGGCCAAGCGCTACGCGAGCGAAAGGCAGCAGTTCGGCAAACCCATCGACCGCTTCCAGGCCGTTCAGGAGCACCTGGCCGAGATGGCCACGGAGCTCGAGGCCGCACGCAGGTTGACACTCTGGGCCGCGTGGCGCAGCGACCAGAAGCTGCCGAACGCCCGCGAGGCCAGCATGGCCAAGCTGTTCGCATCGGAGGCGGCAAACCGCATCTGCGACCGCGCCGCGCGGGTGACGGCGAGCTACGGATTCGCGGCCGAGAGCCCGATCCAGCGGCTGCTGCGCGACGCTCGATTTTTGCTGATTGGGGGCGGCACTTCGGAAATTCTGCGGGGCAACATCGCGAGGGAGTCATGA
- a CDS encoding hydantoinase B/oxoprolinase family protein, whose amino-acid sequence MKKVEVDKVLVSILGRALRAITDEMSISMERSSRSPILCEARDFVTGLYDAEGNMLEQTENLPILSFSLSPVCRHIAEKFKGEVYPGDVFFHNDVFSFDNQNNDVAAFKPIFLADELLGWAACKGHQADIGGAVRGGYNPGATEVWQEALRIPAVKVFERGKLRRDVWELIFANIRLPIVQEDMRAEIGSCTVGERRLKALVEKYGRQSFDAHKQALFDSTRRLMEAEIRTIPDGVYKGEATAHFDGHHPGSKFVVRVTITVKDGHIRFDYSETDPQTTGFVNGTYTSSASATILTFLQMVDPRIPHNQGMVEPIEIIIPEGTFLNAAYPAATTFGNHLCPNNADAIMRALSPVIPERVTAGWNQLLCSLSTGRDTRKGQDTKDTYVDIQFMGLKGGSGALADCDGYDHIGMIDASGGVLDQDYEMFEQITPHRLVSHEYLCDSAGPGRQRGGLGVETRYVVGGADTQLVTFGDGDIEPAFGLDGAGNGTLNFIELHRPDGSVYRTTTKDHVRDVPTGTLYVQQAGGGGGHGPPVERPADQVAREVRDGIVSVAAAREHYRVAVDPKSFELDAAETKRLRGSP is encoded by the coding sequence ATGAAAAAGGTCGAGGTCGACAAGGTCCTGGTGTCCATCCTCGGGCGTGCGCTCCGCGCCATCACCGACGAGATGAGCATCAGCATGGAGCGCAGCAGCCGCTCGCCCATCCTGTGTGAGGCCCGCGATTTCGTGACGGGCCTCTACGACGCCGAAGGCAACATGCTCGAGCAGACCGAGAACCTGCCCATCTTGAGCTTCTCGCTCAGCCCGGTGTGCCGGCACATCGCCGAAAAATTCAAGGGGGAGGTCTACCCGGGCGACGTCTTTTTCCACAACGACGTGTTCTCGTTCGACAATCAGAACAACGACGTCGCCGCCTTCAAACCCATCTTCCTGGCGGACGAGCTGCTCGGTTGGGCCGCCTGCAAGGGCCATCAAGCCGACATCGGCGGTGCCGTGCGCGGCGGGTACAACCCGGGCGCAACCGAGGTCTGGCAGGAGGCGCTGCGCATCCCCGCGGTGAAGGTCTTCGAGCGCGGCAAGCTGCGGCGGGACGTCTGGGAGCTGATCTTCGCGAACATCCGCCTGCCCATCGTGCAAGAGGACATGCGCGCCGAGATCGGCAGCTGCACCGTCGGCGAACGCCGGCTCAAGGCGCTGGTCGAGAAATACGGACGCCAGAGCTTCGACGCGCACAAACAGGCGCTGTTCGACTCGACCCGTCGCTTGATGGAAGCGGAGATCCGCACCATCCCGGATGGCGTCTACAAAGGGGAGGCCACGGCCCACTTCGACGGCCACCACCCGGGCTCGAAGTTCGTCGTGCGGGTGACCATCACGGTGAAGGACGGTCACATCCGCTTCGACTACTCCGAGACGGACCCTCAGACGACCGGCTTCGTCAACGGCACCTACACGTCGAGCGCCTCGGCGACCATCCTCACGTTCTTGCAGATGGTCGATCCACGCATCCCCCACAACCAGGGAATGGTGGAGCCCATCGAGATCATCATTCCCGAGGGCACGTTCCTGAACGCCGCCTATCCCGCCGCGACGACCTTCGGCAACCACCTGTGCCCGAACAACGCCGACGCCATCATGCGAGCGCTCTCGCCGGTCATTCCCGAGCGGGTCACCGCCGGCTGGAACCAGCTGCTCTGCTCCCTCTCCACCGGGCGGGACACGCGCAAGGGCCAGGACACCAAGGACACCTACGTCGACATCCAGTTCATGGGGCTGAAGGGCGGCTCCGGCGCCCTCGCCGACTGCGACGGCTACGACCACATCGGCATGATCGACGCCTCCGGTGGCGTGCTCGACCAGGACTACGAGATGTTCGAGCAGATCACCCCGCATCGGCTGGTGTCCCACGAGTACCTGTGCGACTCGGCAGGGCCGGGGCGACAGCGGGGAGGGCTCGGCGTCGAGACGCGCTACGTCGTGGGCGGCGCTGACACGCAGCTAGTGACCTTCGGCGACGGCGACATCGAACCCGCGTTCGGGCTCGACGGCGCAGGCAACGGCACGCTCAACTTCATCGAGCTCCACCGCCCCGACGGTAGTGTGTACCGCACGACCACGAAGGATCATGTGCGCGACGTGCCCACCGGCACCCTGTATGTGCAGCAGGCCGGAGGCGGCGGGGGTCACGGTCCACCGGTAGAGCGACCCGCCGACCAGGTTGCTCGCGAGGTGCGAGACGGCATCGTGAGCGTAGCGGCTGCCCGAGAGCACTACCGGGTAGCGGTGGATCCAAAGAGCTTCGAGCTCGATGCAGCCGAGACGAAGCGCCTGCGCGGGAGCCCGTGA
- a CDS encoding hydantoinase/oxoprolinase family protein, with amino-acid sequence MTTELTGGTYKLGIDVGGTFTDLFLWTSAGEVKGFKVLSTPKDPSIGVLDGLGAVAKALGLTSQELAESLTSIVHGTTVTTNATLTRRGAKTGLVTTVGVRDALEMRRGIREDQYDNRLENVPPLVPRYLRRPIRGRLDWRGVEVEPLALDDVKEAAELFRREGVTAVAVCFMNAFTNPEHERAAAELLEREMPGTFISVSSEVLPAVRFYNRVSTTALDAYVGPVLRDYLRALTARLREVGFRGSLSIMQSSGGVALPDATVKKPAATLLSGPAAAPRAAAAWSVPCGYDDCLVVDMGGTSFDASLVRGGSVELKSEGDIARLRIALPMLDIVTIGAGGGSIGRVDAGGLLRMGPESAGADPGPACYGRGGQLPTCTDANLVLGYLDPGFFAGGELRLDLEAARAAITRHVAEPLGLDVERAAVGMYRVINSNMAHGVREITVKRGLDPREFPMVVAGGAGALHGTAIATELDIPVVLVPPVASVLCAAGMLLTDQQHDFVRSCISELGKLAKERLSSIVTELTQQGEAQLRRADVPETRIEHQIALDLRYVKQYHEVTVRVERAAIVSGDYSSIITAFHQEHDRLYGYELSGEGTPVELINVRTRSIGRVDKPTLPRLPRGTGNAGRAMKAARRAYVPERDGFENLPVYDGHALSAGDLIDGPALIERTDTTFFVSAAFDVRVDDHGTCLAQRRAG; translated from the coding sequence ATGACGACAGAGCTAACGGGTGGAACCTACAAGCTCGGGATCGACGTCGGCGGGACGTTCACGGATCTCTTCCTGTGGACCAGCGCCGGCGAGGTGAAGGGTTTCAAGGTGCTGTCCACGCCGAAGGATCCGAGCATTGGTGTGCTCGACGGGCTCGGCGCCGTCGCCAAGGCCCTCGGCCTGACGAGCCAGGAGCTGGCCGAGAGCCTGACCAGTATCGTGCACGGCACCACAGTCACTACCAACGCGACCTTGACGCGCCGCGGGGCGAAGACGGGCTTGGTGACCACCGTGGGCGTACGCGACGCTCTGGAAATGCGGCGCGGGATCCGCGAAGACCAGTACGACAATCGGCTCGAGAACGTACCGCCGCTGGTGCCGCGTTACCTGCGCCGACCGATCCGCGGGCGTCTCGACTGGCGCGGCGTCGAGGTCGAGCCTCTCGCGCTCGACGACGTGAAAGAAGCCGCCGAGCTGTTCCGGCGCGAGGGCGTGACGGCCGTCGCGGTGTGTTTCATGAACGCCTTCACCAACCCGGAGCACGAACGCGCGGCGGCGGAGCTGCTCGAGCGCGAGATGCCGGGGACGTTCATCAGCGTCTCGAGCGAGGTCCTGCCGGCGGTGCGCTTCTACAACCGAGTCTCGACGACCGCCCTCGACGCCTACGTCGGGCCCGTGCTCAGAGACTACCTGCGCGCTCTGACCGCCCGGCTCAGGGAGGTCGGGTTCCGCGGCTCGCTCTCGATCATGCAGTCGAGCGGGGGGGTGGCTCTGCCGGACGCCACGGTGAAGAAACCTGCCGCCACCCTGCTCAGTGGGCCCGCCGCCGCCCCGCGCGCCGCCGCAGCTTGGTCCGTGCCGTGTGGCTACGACGACTGTCTGGTCGTCGACATGGGGGGCACGAGCTTCGATGCGTCGTTGGTGCGCGGCGGCAGCGTGGAGCTGAAATCCGAAGGCGACATCGCACGCCTGCGCATCGCGCTCCCGATGCTCGACATCGTCACCATTGGTGCCGGGGGCGGCAGCATCGGTCGGGTCGATGCCGGCGGGCTCTTGCGCATGGGTCCCGAGTCCGCAGGAGCCGATCCCGGTCCCGCGTGTTACGGCCGCGGCGGTCAGCTACCCACCTGCACGGACGCGAACCTCGTGCTCGGCTACCTGGACCCCGGTTTTTTTGCGGGCGGCGAGCTCCGGCTCGACCTCGAGGCCGCGCGCGCCGCCATCACCCGTCACGTGGCCGAACCGCTCGGTCTCGACGTGGAGCGCGCGGCGGTGGGCATGTACCGCGTGATCAACTCCAACATGGCGCATGGTGTGCGGGAGATCACCGTGAAGCGCGGGCTCGACCCGCGAGAGTTTCCCATGGTGGTCGCCGGTGGCGCTGGCGCGCTGCACGGTACGGCAATCGCCACCGAGCTCGACATACCGGTCGTGCTCGTGCCGCCCGTGGCCTCGGTCCTGTGCGCGGCGGGCATGCTGCTCACCGACCAGCAGCACGACTTCGTGCGCTCGTGCATCTCCGAGCTCGGCAAGCTGGCGAAAGAACGGCTATCCAGCATCGTCACCGAGCTCACCCAGCAGGGTGAAGCCCAGCTCCGCCGCGCCGACGTCCCGGAGACCCGCATCGAGCACCAGATCGCCTTGGATTTGCGCTACGTGAAGCAGTATCACGAGGTCACCGTCCGGGTGGAGCGCGCGGCCATCGTCAGCGGGGACTACTCCTCGATCATCACCGCGTTTCATCAGGAGCACGACCGGCTCTACGGTTACGAGCTGTCCGGCGAGGGCACACCCGTCGAGCTGATCAACGTGCGCACACGCAGCATCGGTCGGGTAGACAAACCAACCTTGCCGCGTTTGCCCCGGGGCACCGGCAACGCAGGGCGCGCGATGAAGGCAGCTCGGCGAGCCTACGTCCCCGAGCGGGATGGCTTCGAGAACCTGCCGGTGTACGACGGTCACGCGCTCTCGGCCGGAGACCTCATCGACGGCCCGGCCTTGATCGAGCGCACCGACACCACCTTCTTCGTGAGCGCGGCGTTCGACGTGCGGGTCGATGACCACGGCACGTGCCTGGCACAGCGGAGGGCAGGATGA
- a CDS encoding 2-oxoacid:acceptor oxidoreductase family protein gives MSLKNARFQVLLVGVGGQGVLAAAQILALAAHAEGSPVVVGQLHGMSQRGGSVRCTAIFGDAESSHLAGDEIDVVVSFEPLEALRAVPEMGPRTRVVTNQHIMLPFQVVLESAETPDPERIIAQLREIAGEVHGVDAPALVGAVGEARTLNVLMLGAAAGLGLLPVSERALLDAVTARCGQKFEQANHKAFMLGRDAMRAGHTRVTEATVQ, from the coding sequence ATGTCGCTGAAGAACGCCCGCTTCCAGGTGCTGCTCGTCGGAGTGGGCGGACAGGGTGTGCTCGCGGCAGCTCAGATCCTGGCGCTGGCCGCGCATGCAGAGGGCTCGCCGGTCGTCGTGGGTCAGCTGCACGGCATGAGCCAGCGCGGGGGCAGCGTGCGTTGTACGGCGATCTTCGGCGACGCTGAGAGCTCCCACCTGGCCGGCGACGAGATCGACGTGGTCGTGAGCTTCGAACCGCTCGAGGCGTTGCGCGCAGTGCCCGAGATGGGCCCGCGCACTCGCGTCGTGACCAATCAACACATCATGTTGCCGTTTCAGGTCGTGCTCGAGAGCGCCGAGACCCCGGATCCCGAACGCATCATCGCTCAGCTCCGAGAAATTGCCGGCGAGGTCCATGGGGTCGACGCACCAGCTCTGGTGGGTGCGGTGGGCGAGGCCCGCACGCTGAACGTGCTGATGCTCGGAGCGGCCGCGGGGCTGGGGCTGCTTCCCGTCAGCGAACGCGCGCTGCTCGACGCCGTCACGGCTCGCTGCGGACAAAAGTTCGAGCAAGCCAACCACAAAGCATTCATGCTCGGGCGCGACGCCATGCGCGCCGGACACACTCGGGTCACGGAGGCCACTGTTCAATGA
- a CDS encoding FAD-dependent oxidoreductase encodes MHGRRLLAGGGVARVTGKRTVGFMGDSTFFHAGMPALLDSVKENADVVAVVLDNEITAMTGFQESPTREQRIEDVARALGARHVETIDPYDQAASTAAFRRARFAKGTSVVVVRRACPVNSAREPGTNARPAPYVADAELCRTCGRAEHHQRCDVPLTEGFERNLARVASLRGQLELQSGVAPCAERCPLTLCIQGYAGHIAAGENSEALRHVMARTPLPESVCRVCDRPCEDGCVRRGLDGAVAINDLKRFVVDWAAREQPELLRSEKQPPNGLGVAVVGAGVAGLSAAHDLAVRGYDVTLFDAEQQPGGLLTHGIPEYRLPRAEAARDVARVLELGVHFEGGKRLGNELALDDLTARYRAVFLAIGAHRGKKLDLPGSELPDAPRSIDALTYLRASRLGESVPAGSQVVVIGGGNAAVDAARSALRNGAKKVTLACLEEQNAMPALRDEIAAAGHEGIELCTAVRPVRCEAGAWVVARLADGEETRLSADLVIVAIGQEPDPNALDAIGLERDESGLLVTDPHTGRTNRGGVFAGGDLVAGERTVTNAIAWGLRAAWGIDCELSGREVADRRPPPALPTQRPRITARAPLSPRLLPEERDPATRVRSMDEVVLGLSAEDAKAEARRCLQCGLCGNCRACVDTLGCPAIGMDPGREHVEIDPLWCIGCGVCADLCSNRALSRPEAECR; translated from the coding sequence GTGCATGGGCGCCGGCTTCTCGCTGGCGGCGGGGTTGCGCGTGTGACCGGCAAACGGACCGTCGGGTTCATGGGGGACTCCACGTTCTTCCACGCGGGCATGCCGGCGTTGCTCGACTCCGTCAAAGAGAACGCAGACGTCGTCGCCGTGGTGCTCGACAACGAGATCACCGCCATGACCGGGTTCCAGGAGAGCCCGACCCGCGAGCAGCGCATCGAAGACGTGGCGCGCGCCTTGGGAGCACGACACGTCGAGACCATCGACCCGTACGACCAGGCAGCCTCGACGGCCGCCTTTCGCCGCGCGCGTTTCGCCAAAGGAACCAGCGTGGTCGTGGTTCGCCGCGCGTGCCCGGTGAATTCGGCACGAGAGCCTGGCACCAACGCCCGTCCGGCGCCGTACGTGGCCGATGCAGAGCTCTGTCGCACCTGCGGGCGGGCCGAGCACCACCAGCGCTGCGACGTTCCCCTCACCGAGGGCTTCGAAAGGAACCTCGCGCGAGTGGCGTCCCTGCGAGGGCAGCTGGAGCTTCAGTCCGGCGTCGCCCCCTGCGCCGAGCGCTGCCCGCTGACGTTGTGTATTCAAGGTTACGCGGGGCACATCGCCGCAGGAGAGAACAGCGAAGCCCTGCGCCACGTGATGGCCCGCACGCCCTTGCCCGAGTCCGTGTGCCGGGTGTGCGACCGACCGTGCGAGGACGGCTGCGTCCGGCGAGGGCTCGACGGAGCGGTCGCCATCAACGATCTGAAACGTTTTGTCGTGGATTGGGCCGCGCGCGAACAGCCTGAGCTGCTTCGGTCGGAGAAACAGCCCCCGAACGGCCTCGGTGTTGCGGTGGTGGGTGCCGGCGTCGCGGGCCTGAGCGCCGCCCACGACCTGGCGGTGCGTGGCTACGACGTCACGCTCTTCGACGCCGAGCAGCAACCCGGCGGGCTCCTGACCCACGGCATCCCCGAGTACCGCTTGCCTCGAGCAGAGGCGGCTCGTGACGTCGCGCGGGTGCTCGAGCTCGGCGTGCACTTCGAGGGCGGCAAACGCCTCGGCAATGAGCTCGCTCTCGACGACCTCACGGCGCGCTACCGAGCCGTGTTCCTGGCGATTGGTGCCCACCGCGGCAAGAAGCTCGACCTCCCCGGCAGTGAGCTTCCCGACGCCCCACGGTCCATCGACGCGCTCACCTACCTGCGCGCCTCGCGACTCGGCGAGAGTGTGCCCGCTGGCTCGCAGGTCGTCGTCATCGGTGGAGGCAACGCCGCCGTGGACGCGGCTCGGTCGGCGCTGCGCAACGGTGCGAAAAAAGTGACCCTGGCGTGCCTCGAAGAGCAGAACGCGATGCCCGCATTGCGCGACGAGATCGCAGCGGCGGGTCACGAGGGGATCGAGCTTTGCACGGCCGTGCGCCCGGTCCGCTGCGAGGCCGGAGCATGGGTCGTCGCTCGCCTCGCCGACGGCGAAGAAACGCGGCTGAGCGCCGATCTGGTGATCGTGGCCATCGGGCAAGAGCCCGATCCGAACGCGCTCGACGCGATCGGGCTCGAGCGCGACGAGTCGGGGTTGCTCGTCACGGATCCGCACACCGGCCGCACGAATCGTGGTGGTGTGTTTGCCGGAGGTGATCTCGTCGCCGGCGAGCGCACGGTCACCAACGCCATCGCCTGGGGCCTGCGCGCCGCGTGGGGGATCGACTGCGAGCTCTCGGGGCGGGAGGTCGCCGACCGCCGTCCGCCCCCCGCGTTGCCGACGCAGCGTCCTCGAATCACCGCCCGCGCACCGCTGAGCCCTCGGCTCTTGCCCGAAGAGCGCGACCCGGCGACCCGCGTTCGCAGCATGGACGAGGTCGTCCTCGGGCTCTCGGCGGAGGACGCAAAGGCAGAAGCCAGGCGCTGTCTTCAGTGCGGCCTGTGCGGCAACTGCCGGGCCTGCGTCGATACCCTCGGCTGCCCCGCCATCGGGATGGACCCCGGGCGCGAACACGTCGAGATCGATCCACTCTGGTGCATCGGCTGCGGCGTGTGCGCCGATCTTTGCTCGAACCGCGCGCTCTCGCGACCCGAGGCGGAATGTCGCTGA